A genomic region of Catenulispora sp. MAP5-51 contains the following coding sequences:
- a CDS encoding ROK family protein has translation MCHPELSEECIVAAPPNLREEGRLRVLQVLLASSTTSRPELVRLTGLSRATVSVLVSDLIAAGLVVEEIGANGAHGSEAEIRSMGRPALPLALNRSVAYAIGADIGHAHVRVALCDVHGTPVWETSEAKEVDRAPHETLDLAADLVRRAMTENGVPRERVLGLGVGIAAPVDADGALSAEGIMPGWTGIRPGPELEHRTGLPTEMTNDANAGALAEHMYGAGRDVEDMVYIRLSAGIGAGVIAAGALQLGAGGLAGEIGHLPAVRDGLVCRCGNRGCLETIASPVALARLLQDSWGEPVAPSDLPALLAAGTPGMARVVEDTGEAVGRALAALVTLLNPRLIVVGGDLAAIGEPLFEPLRRGIARSALPSAARQVAVVAGRLGSSAEVRGAAARVLARAAQTLAVMSGAETVEV, from the coding sequence GTGTGCCACCCAGAACTATCCGAGGAGTGCATCGTCGCCGCGCCGCCGAACCTGCGAGAAGAGGGCCGCCTGCGAGTCCTCCAGGTCCTGCTCGCCAGCAGCACCACCAGTCGCCCGGAACTGGTCCGGCTCACCGGGCTGTCCCGGGCGACGGTGTCCGTGCTGGTCTCCGATCTGATCGCGGCCGGGCTGGTCGTCGAGGAGATCGGAGCGAACGGCGCCCACGGCTCCGAGGCGGAGATCCGCTCGATGGGCCGCCCCGCACTGCCACTGGCACTCAACCGCTCGGTCGCCTACGCCATCGGCGCGGACATCGGACACGCACACGTGCGGGTCGCCCTGTGCGACGTGCACGGCACCCCGGTATGGGAGACCAGCGAGGCCAAGGAAGTCGACCGCGCCCCCCACGAAACCCTCGACCTCGCCGCAGACCTCGTACGCCGCGCCATGACCGAGAACGGCGTCCCCCGCGAACGCGTCCTGGGCCTCGGCGTCGGCATCGCAGCCCCCGTCGACGCCGACGGCGCCCTGTCCGCCGAGGGCATCATGCCCGGCTGGACCGGCATCCGCCCCGGCCCCGAACTGGAACACCGCACGGGCCTGCCCACCGAGATGACGAACGACGCCAACGCCGGCGCCCTGGCCGAGCACATGTACGGAGCCGGCCGCGACGTCGAGGACATGGTCTACATCCGCCTCTCAGCAGGAATCGGCGCAGGCGTCATCGCCGCCGGCGCCCTCCAACTCGGAGCCGGCGGCCTGGCCGGCGAAATCGGCCACCTCCCCGCCGTCCGCGACGGCCTGGTCTGCCGCTGCGGCAACCGCGGCTGCCTGGAGACCATAGCCAGCCCAGTCGCCCTGGCCAGACTGCTACAGGACAGCTGGGGCGAACCAGTGGCACCGTCGGACCTCCCGGCACTCCTCGCCGCCGGCACCCCGGGCATGGCGCGAGTCGTGGAGGACACCGGCGAAGCAGTCGGCCGAGCCCTGGCGGCATTGGTGACCCTGCTGAACCCGCGCCTGATCGTCGTCGGCGGCGACCTGGCAGCCATCGGCGAGCCCTTGTTCGAACCACTGCGGCGCGGCATAGCACGCTCCGCACTACCGTCGGCCGCACGCCAAGTCGCGGTGGTGGCGGGCCGCCTCGGCTCCAGCGCCGAGGTACGCGGGGCGGCGGCGCGGGTGCTGGCGCGGGCGGCGCAGACGCTGGCGGTTATGAGCGGGGCGGAGACGGTGGAGGTGTGA